The following coding sequences lie in one Flavobacterium sediminis genomic window:
- a CDS encoding DUF1801 domain-containing protein, which produces MNFGIKAYNEQQIEQEKEICFLLAQEIDKTLPEAQSKIWHAHPVWFINGNPVAGYSKLKGCIRLLFWSGQSFEEDQLQSEGKFKAAEIRYTDISQVDTKDLTRWLNKSKTIQWDYKNIVKRKGVLERLL; this is translated from the coding sequence ATGAATTTCGGAATAAAAGCCTATAACGAACAACAAATAGAACAGGAAAAAGAGATTTGTTTTTTGTTGGCACAAGAAATAGATAAAACTTTACCGGAGGCACAAAGTAAGATCTGGCATGCGCATCCTGTTTGGTTTATCAATGGAAATCCTGTAGCAGGATATAGTAAACTTAAAGGTTGTATCCGACTTTTGTTTTGGAGTGGTCAATCTTTTGAAGAAGACCAATTGCAAAGTGAAGGCAAATTTAAAGCTGCTGAAATACGCTATACAGACATTTCTCAGGTAGATACAAAAGATCTGACCCGATGGCTGAACAAATCAAAAACGATTCAGTGGGATTATAAAAATATCGTTAAGCGAAAAGGAGTTTTAGAACGATTGCTGTAG
- a CDS encoding DUF2911 domain-containing protein: MRKFIVVAFLTLTAALSNAQVKTPQASPFAKVDQTVGLTEIEVEYCRPSAKGRIVYGELVPYGKNWRTGANANTTISFSDNVVINGKELKKGKYALYTTPRADSWDVIFYTDTSNWGLPQEWDEKKVALRTSVKPVTIGKPVESFTISINNLTNDSGTLDLAWERTSISIPFSVPTNEIAMSSIENVLAGPSMDDYYSAALYYYQSNGDMKKALLWINNAISMTPTGEDVPFWYLRLKALIQAKTGDKTGAIETAKYSLDGATKAGNNDYIKMNKDSISEWSK, from the coding sequence ATGAGAAAATTTATTGTTGTTGCTTTTTTGACGCTTACAGCAGCTTTATCGAATGCACAAGTTAAAACACCACAGGCAAGCCCGTTTGCCAAAGTTGATCAAACTGTAGGATTAACAGAAATTGAAGTAGAATATTGTCGCCCGAGTGCCAAAGGCAGAATTGTTTACGGAGAGTTAGTGCCTTATGGAAAAAATTGGAGAACCGGAGCGAATGCAAATACAACAATAAGTTTTAGTGATAATGTGGTGATTAATGGAAAAGAATTAAAAAAAGGGAAATATGCCCTTTATACAACACCCAGAGCTGATAGTTGGGATGTGATTTTTTATACGGATACAAGCAATTGGGGCTTACCGCAAGAGTGGGACGAGAAAAAAGTCGCTTTGCGTACCAGTGTAAAACCGGTTACTATAGGAAAACCTGTAGAATCGTTCACAATTTCTATTAATAATTTAACAAATGATTCCGGGACTTTAGATCTGGCTTGGGAGCGTACTTCCATTTCAATTCCGTTTTCAGTTCCTACGAATGAAATTGCCATGTCAAGTATAGAAAATGTTCTTGCCGGACCTTCAATGGATGATTATTATTCTGCAGCTCTATATTACTATCAGTCTAATGGTGATATGAAAAAAGCATTATTGTGGATCAATAATGCAATTTCTATGACTCCGACAGGAGAAGATGTTCCGTTTTGGTATTTGAGATTAAAAGCCCTTATTCAGGCTAAAACAGGAGATAAAACAGGAGCAATAGAAACAGCTAAGTATTCTCTTGACGGAGCTACTAAGGCAGGGAATAATGACTATATCAAAATGAATAAAGATAGTATCTCTGAATGGTCAAAATAA
- a CDS encoding cryptochrome/photolyase family protein, whose amino-acid sequence MRIFWFRRDLRLEDNTGLYHALNSEEEVLPIFIFDPNILSQLPKNDARVTFIYQQLENLRNQLEHAGRRLAVFSDDPLQVFEKLIEENPITTVYTNHDYEPYARKRDKAVFQLLQQHAVSFKTCKDQVIFEKDEITKSDRSPYVIYTPYSKKWKEEWLHKTIVHHPSEKLLHKFAVHSYPFLQLKDIGFEYSTITVSPYDLSEKLIANYKETRNFPAIHGTSFLSTHLRFGTVSIRKIVQKADTCSDKTFLNELIWREFFMQILWHFPHTVHKSFKPQYNNIIWNTHEKNFQLWCEGKTGYPFVDAGMRELNTTGHMHNRVRMIVASFLCKHLLIDWRWGETYFAQKLLDYEQASNIGNWQWAAGSGVDAAPYFRIFNPTEQIKKFDPDLRYIKKWIPELETDSYPKPIVDHKEARIRCLETYKKALEKI is encoded by the coding sequence ATGAGAATATTTTGGTTTAGGAGAGATCTGCGCTTAGAAGATAATACCGGATTATATCATGCTTTGAATTCGGAGGAAGAGGTCTTGCCGATTTTTATTTTTGACCCGAATATTCTGTCTCAATTGCCTAAAAACGATGCCCGAGTCACTTTTATTTACCAACAATTAGAAAACCTCCGGAATCAACTCGAACATGCAGGAAGAAGATTAGCTGTCTTTTCAGACGATCCTTTACAGGTTTTTGAAAAACTGATTGAGGAAAATCCTATTACTACAGTTTATACCAATCACGATTACGAACCTTATGCCCGAAAACGGGACAAAGCCGTTTTTCAACTTTTACAGCAACATGCCGTTTCATTTAAAACGTGTAAAGATCAGGTTATTTTCGAAAAGGATGAAATTACAAAAAGTGACAGATCGCCTTATGTTATATATACACCCTATTCTAAAAAATGGAAAGAAGAATGGCTTCATAAAACTATTGTCCATCACCCGTCAGAAAAATTATTACACAAGTTCGCAGTCCACTCCTACCCTTTTTTACAACTGAAAGATATCGGTTTTGAATACTCAACTATTACAGTTAGTCCTTATGATCTTTCTGAAAAGCTGATTGCAAATTATAAAGAGACCCGAAATTTTCCGGCGATCCACGGAACTTCTTTCCTTAGTACACATTTACGTTTCGGAACGGTTTCTATTCGTAAAATTGTTCAAAAAGCAGATACTTGTTCTGACAAAACATTTTTGAATGAACTGATCTGGCGGGAATTTTTCATGCAGATCCTTTGGCACTTTCCGCACACTGTTCATAAAAGTTTCAAACCACAGTACAACAATATTATCTGGAATACCCACGAAAAAAATTTCCAGTTGTGGTGTGAAGGAAAAACCGGTTATCCTTTTGTAGATGCCGGCATGCGGGAATTAAATACTACCGGACACATGCACAACAGGGTTCGCATGATCGTGGCAAGCTTTTTATGCAAGCATTTATTGATCGATTGGCGCTGGGGCGAAACCTATTTTGCTCAAAAATTATTAGATTATGAACAAGCCAGTAATATAGGGAACTGGCAATGGGCAGCCGGAAGCGGAGTTGATGCAGCACCTTACTTCAGGATTTTTAATCCTACGGAGCAGATCAAAAAATTTGATCCTGATCTCAGATACATTAAAAAAT
- a CDS encoding DinB family protein, which translates to MKTKTELLIALWIESRTRFTNQLQNLSESDLTKRLLPSQNSVGFLIRHIGDVELLFSKNVFGDSSVKVIAKTVIDKRDTGQWTNLNELKEYVDHSFKTLLNIVRQQTDEDWETVITTAEFGTKTKAEAFGRIVSHTAYHAGQMAIINKYGS; encoded by the coding sequence ATGAAAACTAAAACAGAATTATTAATAGCGCTTTGGATAGAATCCAGAACTCGGTTTACAAATCAACTTCAGAATTTATCAGAAAGCGATCTGACAAAGAGATTATTACCATCGCAAAATTCTGTCGGTTTTCTCATCAGACACATTGGCGATGTGGAGCTATTGTTCAGTAAAAATGTCTTTGGCGATAGTAGTGTAAAGGTTATTGCCAAAACAGTTATTGATAAAAGAGATACCGGTCAATGGACCAACTTAAATGAATTGAAAGAATATGTGGATCATTCTTTTAAGACCTTGTTAAACATTGTCCGACAACAAACGGATGAAGATTGGGAAACAGTTATTACTACTGCTGAATTCGGTACCAAAACTAAAGCGGAAGCTTTCGGACGAATAGTTTCTCATACAGCATATCATGCCGGGCAAATGGCAATCATTAATAAGTACGGAAGTTAA
- the coaD gene encoding pantetheine-phosphate adenylyltransferase: MNRRAIFPGSFDPITNGHFDIITRGASLFDEVIVAIGVNAEKKYMFSLEDRKRFIEEAFKHEPKVKVITYHGLTIDLCKKEKADFILRGLRNPADFEFEKAIAHTNRVMSKIETVFLLTAARTSFISSSIVRDVLRNGGDVSKLVPESVQVHK; encoded by the coding sequence ATGAACAGACGCGCTATTTTCCCGGGATCTTTTGATCCCATAACTAACGGACACTTTGATATTATTACAAGAGGAGCTTCTTTGTTTGATGAAGTAATTGTAGCAATAGGAGTGAATGCTGAAAAAAAGTATATGTTCTCATTGGAAGACCGTAAGCGATTTATTGAAGAAGCATTCAAACACGAACCTAAAGTAAAAGTAATAACCTATCATGGTTTAACCATAGATTTATGCAAAAAGGAAAAAGCTGATTTTATTTTAAGAGGTTTGCGCAATCCTGCCGATTTTGAATTTGAAAAAGCTATCGCGCATACCAACCGTGTCATGTCTAAGATAGAAACCGTTTTCTTATTAACCGCAGCACGAACTTCCTTTATTTCATCCAGTATTGTTCGCGATGTATTGCGAAACGGCGGCGATGTTTCTAAGTTAGTTCCGGAATCGGTACAAGTACATAAATAG
- a CDS encoding PASTA domain-containing protein — MSLRKFLTSKVFLIQIGIALGISIVLIFLLMKFLDIQTKHEEEIKVPDLSKMQLKIAEEKLAELNLELILLDTVDFKPDMPPYSVVEQDPKAGNNVKSGRKIYIKLNSGEYDDVTIPDFKDKTYRQISANIKSLGLHEGKKIYRPSIAKDVVLQLMQNGKKLKKGDKVKKTSKIDFVLGDGKELFNGSNINTDNETSTTNDNENQP; from the coding sequence ATGAGCTTACGTAAGTTTTTAACAAGTAAAGTTTTTTTGATCCAGATCGGCATTGCCTTGGGTATTTCCATTGTTCTTATCTTCCTATTAATGAAGTTTCTGGACATCCAGACCAAACACGAAGAAGAAATCAAAGTACCTGATCTTTCTAAAATGCAATTAAAAATCGCTGAAGAAAAATTAGCTGAACTCAATCTTGAACTGATTTTATTAGATACCGTTGATTTTAAACCTGATATGCCGCCGTATTCAGTTGTGGAACAGGATCCGAAAGCGGGAAATAATGTAAAAAGCGGTAGAAAAATTTACATAAAGTTGAACTCCGGAGAATATGACGACGTAACTATTCCTGATTTTAAAGATAAAACATATCGTCAGATCAGTGCAAATATAAAATCCTTAGGCCTGCACGAAGGCAAAAAAATATACCGTCCGAGTATTGCAAAAGACGTTGTTTTACAACTCATGCAAAACGGTAAAAAATTAAAGAAAGGCGATAAAGTAAAGAAAACATCTAAAATCGATTTCGTCTTAGGAGACGGTAAAGAACTCTTTAACGGTAGTAATATAAATACTGATAATGAGACGTCAACGACTAATGATAATGAAAACCAACCTTAA
- a CDS encoding SRPBCC family protein has translation MQIYRLHRTQKLPIALNDAWDFFSDPKNLKRITPDYMGFEIISGAEKKMYPGQIIQYLVSPVLKIKTKWVTEITHVVPQEFFVDEQRFGPYALWHHKHFFKSINGGVEMEDIVDYKLPYGFIGQLVHPVLVKPKLEEIFKYRERKLNDLFGTYNDKL, from the coding sequence ATGCAAATTTACCGACTACATAGAACGCAAAAATTACCCATCGCTCTTAACGATGCATGGGACTTTTTTTCAGACCCTAAAAATCTAAAACGCATCACACCTGATTATATGGGTTTTGAGATCATAAGCGGTGCTGAAAAAAAGATGTACCCGGGACAGATCATTCAATATTTAGTTTCTCCTGTTTTAAAAATAAAAACAAAATGGGTCACTGAAATTACACATGTTGTTCCTCAGGAATTCTTTGTAGATGAACAACGCTTTGGCCCTTATGCTCTTTGGCATCACAAACACTTTTTTAAATCAATTAATGGGGGTGTCGAAATGGAAGATATTGTAGACTATAAATTACCTTACGGATTTATAGGACAATTAGTCCATCCTGTATTGGTTAAACCTAAACTGGAGGAAATTTTTAAATATCGCGAACGAAAATTAAACGATTTGTTCGGAACATATAACGACAAGCTATGA
- a CDS encoding RluA family pseudouridine synthase, translated as MSNQINDNEPEDELYEHHRFEVSKGQQPLRVDKFLMNLIENVTRSKIQKAADAGNILVNDVPVKSNHKIKPNDIIKVMFEHPPYEHLLKGENIPLDIVYEDEQLIVINKPAGMVVHPGHGNYSGTLVNALAYHFDNLPMNSSERPGLVHRIDKDTSGLLVVAKTELAMDYLTKQFAEKTSEREYVALVWGNIEEDEGTIEGNIDRHPTNRMQMAVFPDGERGKPAVTHYKVLERLGYVTLVSCRLETGRTHQIRVHMKHIGHTLFNDERYGGNAILKGTTFTKYKQFVDNCFKVLPRQALHAKTLGFEHPVTKEFIRFDSEIPQDMVDCIEKWRVYSKAQQFEEE; from the coding sequence ATGAGTAATCAGATTAACGATAACGAACCGGAAGACGAATTATACGAACACCATAGATTTGAAGTTTCTAAAGGACAGCAACCGCTTCGGGTTGATAAATTTTTAATGAACTTAATTGAGAATGTTACCCGAAGTAAAATTCAGAAAGCAGCTGATGCAGGAAATATTCTGGTAAATGATGTTCCGGTCAAATCCAACCATAAAATAAAGCCGAATGATATCATTAAGGTCATGTTTGAACATCCTCCTTACGAACATTTGTTGAAAGGAGAGAATATTCCTTTAGATATCGTATATGAAGACGAACAGCTGATCGTTATTAACAAACCTGCCGGAATGGTGGTTCATCCGGGACACGGAAACTATTCCGGAACTCTGGTCAATGCTTTGGCTTATCATTTTGACAATTTACCCATGAATAGTTCCGAGCGTCCGGGCTTAGTACACCGAATTGACAAAGACACATCCGGATTATTAGTTGTTGCTAAAACGGAATTAGCAATGGATTACCTGACCAAACAGTTTGCCGAAAAAACATCGGAACGAGAATATGTTGCTTTAGTTTGGGGAAATATCGAAGAAGATGAAGGAACGATTGAAGGCAATATTGATCGCCATCCGACCAACAGAATGCAAATGGCAGTTTTCCCGGACGGAGAAAGAGGAAAACCGGCTGTCACTCATTATAAAGTTTTAGAACGATTAGGTTATGTTACTTTGGTTTCCTGTCGATTAGAAACCGGAAGAACACACCAGATCAGAGTTCACATGAAACACATTGGTCACACTCTATTCAATGACGAACGTTATGGCGGTAATGCTATTTTAAAAGGAACAACTTTTACTAAATACAAACAGTTTGTCGATAATTGTTTTAAAGTATTACCCCGTCAGGCGCTTCATGCCAAAACGTTAGGTTTTGAACACCCAGTCACTAAAGAATTCATACGTTTTGATTCTGAAATCCCACAGGATATGGTAGACTGTATTGAAAAGTGGCGTGTATATTCCAAAGCTCAGCAATTTGAAGAAGAATAA
- a CDS encoding D-alanine--D-alanine ligase, producing the protein MKNVAIIMGGYSSEYKISLTSGNVVFQNLDRTKYKPYRIHILKEKWVYVDEDEQEFPINKHDFSVEKEGRKITFDVVFNAIHGTPGEDGLMQAYLELLQIPQTSCDYYQAALTFNKRDLLSVLKPYGIKTAQSFYLNQGDAINQEKIMEIVGLPCFVKPNKSGSSFGISKVKESSELLSAIENAYREDNEIIIESFLDGTEVSVGVINYKGEITVLPMTEIVSENDFFDYEAKYLGKSQEITPARISEEVHRKVAETAKKAYEILKMKGFSRSEFIIVNGEPYMLEMNTIPGLTNESILPQQAGKAGISLGQLFENAIELALKISL; encoded by the coding sequence ATGAAAAATGTTGCCATTATAATGGGCGGTTATTCCAGTGAATACAAAATTTCCTTAACGAGCGGAAATGTGGTCTTTCAAAATTTAGATCGAACAAAATACAAACCGTATCGGATTCATATTCTGAAAGAAAAATGGGTGTATGTAGATGAAGACGAACAGGAATTTCCTATTAACAAACATGACTTTTCTGTAGAAAAAGAAGGGCGGAAAATAACTTTTGATGTAGTTTTTAATGCCATTCACGGAACTCCGGGTGAAGATGGTTTGATGCAGGCATATTTAGAGTTGTTACAAATTCCGCAAACATCTTGTGATTATTATCAGGCTGCCTTAACCTTTAATAAAAGAGACTTACTTTCCGTATTGAAACCTTACGGAATTAAAACGGCTCAGTCTTTTTATTTGAATCAGGGAGATGCAATTAATCAGGAAAAAATTATGGAAATAGTAGGTTTGCCTTGCTTTGTAAAACCTAATAAATCGGGTTCTAGTTTCGGGATTTCTAAAGTAAAGGAATCAAGTGAATTGCTTTCTGCCATTGAGAATGCTTACCGGGAAGACAACGAAATCATTATAGAAAGTTTTTTAGACGGAACAGAAGTTTCTGTGGGTGTGATAAACTATAAAGGAGAAATTACCGTTTTACCTATGACGGAGATCGTATCAGAAAATGATTTTTTTGATTACGAAGCAAAGTATTTAGGGAAATCTCAGGAAATAACACCAGCCAGAATTTCGGAGGAAGTCCATCGAAAAGTAGCGGAAACAGCTAAAAAAGCTTATGAAATCCTGAAAATGAAAGGGTTTTCACGAAGCGAATTTATTATTGTAAACGGAGAACCTTACATGCTTGAGATGAATACTATTCCGGGATTGACTAATGAAAGTATTTTGCCGCAACAAGCCGGAAAAGCCGGAATTTCATTAGGTCAACTCTTTGAAAATGCAATAGAATTAGCTCTTAAAATTAGTTTGTGA